Proteins co-encoded in one Pseudomonadota bacterium genomic window:
- a CDS encoding terminase small subunit, giving the protein MAKTNPNGANQYVLDPRQKMCWDLYIKPGTEYFGNGLQSAIKAGYDKEYAAQITTAEWFLEKLRRLGMLGKAERVLDKALTYSTENDEGKVITDLLRIQTDVAKHITKTLGKDEGYSERSEVEQTGEVTIKIERFTSGD; this is encoded by the coding sequence ATGGCAAAGACCAACCCAAATGGAGCTAATCAGTATGTTTTAGACCCAAGGCAGAAGATGTGTTGGGATTTATATATTAAACCCGGAACTGAATACTTTGGTAATGGCTTGCAATCTGCTATAAAGGCAGGATACGATAAAGAGTATGCAGCACAGATTACTACAGCAGAATGGTTCTTAGAAAAACTTAGAAGGCTTGGAATGCTAGGGAAAGCCGAGAGAGTGCTAGATAAAGCCCTAACATATTCTACTGAAAACGATGAAGGAAAAGTGATAACAGACTTGCTCAGAATACAAACAGATGTAGCTAAGCATATCACAAAGACACTAGGAAAAGATGAAGGCTATAGCGAGAGATCGGAAGTAGAACAAACGGGTGAAGTAACTATAAAGATAGAGCGATTCACCAGTGGAGATTAA
- a CDS encoding DUF1064 domain-containing protein, which produces MNKYNAKKTIYNGITFDSKKEAEFAMYLDSEQQAGRIHGYNRQVPFEAIINGKKCFKYILDFEVLNKDDTISHIDIKGMRKGQAYAMFRIKKKIIDALFNINIEAV; this is translated from the coding sequence GTGAACAAATACAACGCTAAAAAAACGATATACAATGGCATTACTTTTGATAGTAAGAAGGAAGCCGAATTCGCTATGTACTTAGATAGTGAACAACAGGCCGGAAGGATACACGGGTATAACAGGCAAGTACCTTTCGAGGCAATCATAAATGGTAAGAAGTGTTTCAAATACATCCTGGACTTTGAGGTATTGAACAAAGACGACACGATCTCTCATATAGATATAAAGGGTATGCGCAAAGGACAAGCGTATGCTATGTTTAGAATTAAGAAAAAGATAATTGACGCATTATTTAACATAAATATAGAGGCAGTATGA
- a CDS encoding phage tail tip lysozyme — MEKAYAIIVVLVIGGLFYQRIEQPQPIIVQEPIAVAQEVVIEKWAVTTSPHSAVSVEKINEVIGILQANGLTKQGTAYLTGNFIAESHLIPCGNYGDGGLAQGLAQWHPGRRYDMPCGLVEQIEWALNVEMPRDAKGMGYTNLSETLKDPSATPESLLVGIQKYERYGIAGNRRWYGEEILKQLGA, encoded by the coding sequence ATGGAAAAAGCATACGCAATTATTGTGGTCTTGGTAATCGGGGGGTTGTTCTACCAAAGAATAGAACAGCCTCAGCCGATAATAGTTCAAGAACCGATTGCCGTAGCACAAGAAGTAGTAATTGAAAAATGGGCGGTAACAACTTCACCGCATTCAGCAGTAAGCGTTGAGAAAATCAACGAAGTTATTGGGATATTACAAGCAAATGGGCTTACAAAACAGGGTACAGCTTACTTGACAGGAAACTTCATAGCCGAAAGCCATCTAATCCCTTGTGGGAATTATGGAGATGGCGGACTAGCTCAAGGTTTAGCACAATGGCATCCAGGCAGACGATACGATATGCCTTGTGGACTTGTTGAACAGATAGAATGGGCGTTAAATGTTGAAATGCCGAGAGATGCAAAGGGTATGGGCTATACGAACCTATCGGAAACCTTAAAAGACCCGTCAGCAACGCCTGAGAGCCTTCTAGTAGGTATTCAGAAGTATGAGAGATACGGAATAGCAGGAAATAGAAGGTGGTATGGAGAAGAGATATTAAAGCAGTTGGGAGCATAA
- a CDS encoding Rad52/Rad22 family DNA repair protein gives MELEKLKDKFSPFDIEWRIQRAGKSGEKMWGMVLAYVTNRAIMERLDEVCGQENWKNEFEPWGSKGVKCGISIKTDKEWVTKYDGAEETNIESVKGGFSSSMKRAGVQWGIGRYLYNLEATFVDIQPTKSPATGFVNYINDKSSGVIGYWKTPELPKWALPTIKKEENTNGN, from the coding sequence ATGGAATTAGAAAAACTAAAAGATAAGTTCAGCCCTTTTGATATAGAGTGGCGAATACAACGAGCCGGTAAGAGTGGCGAAAAAATGTGGGGTATGGTACTGGCTTATGTAACGAACCGAGCCATAATGGAGCGCCTAGATGAGGTATGCGGACAAGAGAACTGGAAGAACGAGTTTGAACCTTGGGGTTCTAAAGGTGTCAAATGTGGTATCTCCATAAAGACAGATAAGGAGTGGGTTACTAAGTATGATGGTGCAGAGGAAACCAATATAGAGTCAGTTAAGGGTGGTTTTTCTAGCAGTATGAAACGAGCAGGTGTTCAATGGGGTATTGGAAGATACTTATACAACCTAGAAGCAACCTTTGTAGATATTCAACCAACCAAAAGCCCTGCCACTGGTTTTGTAAATTATATAAACGATAAAAGTTCTGGTGTTATAGGTTATTGGAAGACACCAGAACTACCAAAATGGGCATTACCAACTATTAAAAAGGAGGAAAACACTAATGGAAATTAA
- a CDS encoding HIT domain-containing protein, which produces MKEPSVEEQSCVFCKRIANREYEDRFAGFVCFEPLNPVTPGHKLVVPELHTAHLNNPELNANQVGWALRYFTNDLDCDYNIITSKGTDATQTIQHLHFHIVPRHKDDGLQLPWSTQQAQMRDKVLEYKRRNILRMNSSEIALIDDLLTILGEE; this is translated from the coding sequence ATGAAAGAACCATCCGTAGAGGAGCAGTCCTGCGTATTTTGTAAAAGGATTGCTAATAGGGAATATGAAGATAGGTTCGCAGGGTTCGTCTGTTTTGAGCCACTCAATCCAGTCACTCCAGGACACAAGTTAGTAGTCCCAGAACTTCACACAGCACACCTAAACAATCCTGAATTAAATGCTAACCAAGTGGGATGGGCGTTGAGATATTTCACCAATGATTTGGACTGTGACTATAATATTATTACTAGCAAAGGAACTGATGCTACCCAAACGATTCAGCACCTACACTTCCACATAGTCCCACGACACAAAGATGATGGATTACAACTTCCTTGGTCCACCCAACAAGCACAGATGAGGGATAAGGTATTGGAATATAAACGCAGAAACATATTAAGGATGAACTCAAGTGAAATAGCACTCATAGACGATTTATTGACCATCTTGGGGGAGGAATGA
- a CDS encoding ribonuclease H-like domain-containing protein, producing MITFYTDGGCSMSNQKDASKRTMIAVVSDSKGKILSDVSNHGGSNNIAELMAMEHALDIALKMKLKKLHIISDSRCAISQFKKDESKRNAKSIRKMNDYEWYQAIKGRIDRLKQYIDVTLEWQGRDSNLAGHYIENKYGL from the coding sequence ATGATTACATTTTACACAGATGGGGGTTGCTCAATGAGTAATCAAAAAGACGCTTCAAAAAGAACTATGATAGCAGTAGTATCAGATTCTAAAGGTAAAATACTATCTGATGTTAGCAACCACGGAGGATCTAATAATATTGCTGAACTGATGGCGATGGAACATGCGCTAGATATAGCATTAAAAATGAAGTTGAAAAAACTACATATCATCTCTGATAGTCGATGTGCTATATCTCAGTTTAAGAAAGATGAAAGCAAAAGAAACGCTAAATCTATCCGCAAGATGAATGACTACGAGTGGTATCAAGCCATTAAGGGTAGAATCGACAGACTAAAGCAGTATATTGATGTTACGTTAGAGTGGCAGGGGCGTGATAGCAACCTGGCAGGGCATTATATCGAAAACAAGTACGGATTATAA
- a CDS encoding helix-turn-helix domain-containing protein: protein MATNGWILLHKKIWDSSMLLGKNKSERLTVWIWLLTHCDKDGVVTFGRKQIAKDTGLSEQQVYRILKVFRQKPNNQVMYEANSVYTTITILKWGEYQRKVNNQVNNQVNNKRTISEQQANTNKEVKNKRIKEDVKDINITDGGSKEKVRELIRSFKLKEI, encoded by the coding sequence GTGGCAACTAATGGGTGGATTCTCTTACATAAGAAGATATGGGATAGCAGTATGCTATTAGGAAAGAACAAATCAGAAAGATTAACTGTTTGGATTTGGCTTTTAACACATTGCGATAAAGACGGTGTTGTTACCTTCGGAAGAAAGCAAATTGCCAAAGATACAGGGCTAAGTGAACAACAAGTCTACCGCATTTTGAAGGTTTTTAGGCAAAAACCGAACAACCAAGTGATGTACGAAGCGAACAGCGTTTATACCACGATTACAATCTTAAAATGGGGCGAATATCAACGCAAAGTGAACAACCAAGTGAACAACCAAGTGAACAATAAGCGAACAATAAGTGAACAACAAGCGAACACTAATAAAGAAGTAAAGAATAAAAGAATAAAAGAAGATGTTAAAGATATAAATATCACTGACGGGGGAAGTAAGGAAAAGGTTAGAGAGCTAATAAGGAGTTTCAAATTAAAGGAAATTTAA
- a CDS encoding HNH endonuclease, translated as MKEIKLTQGKTAQVSAEDFEWLTSLGKWQFDRYAYYTRKVNGKKKSVRMHRLIAEKMVGAIPEGMVTDHINGDKLDNRRENLRVVTYSANSRNRREECTKSYAPAGIYWDKFRKRWKVQTSICGKTFNVGRYDTLEEAKESYSIFLKGKGVII; from the coding sequence ATGAAGGAAATTAAATTAACCCAGGGGAAAACCGCCCAGGTATCAGCTGAAGATTTCGAATGGCTGACTTCTTTAGGAAAGTGGCAATTTGACAGATACGCATACTACACTCGAAAGGTAAACGGTAAAAAAAAGTCTGTAAGAATGCATCGGTTGATAGCAGAAAAGATGGTCGGAGCAATACCCGAGGGGATGGTTACTGACCATATTAATGGAGACAAGCTAGACAACCGAAGAGAGAACCTGAGGGTAGTTACTTACTCTGCTAATAGCCGAAACAGGAGAGAAGAATGTACCAAGAGTTACGCACCTGCAGGCATTTACTGGGACAAGTTTCGCAAAAGATGGAAAGTGCAGACATCGATATGTGGCAAGACATTTAACGTCGGAAGGTACGATACCTTAGAGGAAGCCAAAGAGTCATATTCTATTTTTCTAAAAGGAAAGGGTGTGATTATATGA
- a CDS encoding CHAP domain-containing protein → MTAEQFIKKYTGVKIDYDGIYGFQCVDVIKQYFVDVLNLPAYTNNAKDYWNNYPSSYLTRIPNTPSFIPIKGDIMVWGTGVGTYGHIAIVVEANVNTFISLDQNWSPSNGTTGCKLITHNYSSVLGVLRPIRDVNFDQEAFNREQARIAEESRVKAELAKKIADDAQKAEAKRIADEQKRLAEEQAKLDAELLEKKKKELEQKTDIDLITEEMEKIEVKKITLLDYLKMIIKLIGDLWK, encoded by the coding sequence ATGACAGCCGAACAATTTATTAAAAAATACACAGGCGTAAAAATAGACTATGACGGAATATACGGCTTTCAGTGCGTAGATGTAATAAAGCAATACTTTGTAGATGTTTTGAACTTACCAGCATACACGAATAACGCAAAAGATTATTGGAACAACTACCCGTCTTCCTATTTAACCAGAATACCGAATACGCCATCGTTCATACCTATTAAAGGCGACATTATGGTTTGGGGTACAGGCGTTGGAACTTACGGGCATATCGCTATTGTTGTTGAGGCAAACGTAAATACGTTTATATCACTAGACCAAAATTGGAGTCCTTCAAACGGAACGACAGGTTGCAAGTTAATCACTCATAATTACAGTTCAGTCTTGGGAGTTTTACGACCAATTAGAGACGTTAATTTTGACCAAGAGGCTTTTAATAGAGAACAGGCAAGAATCGCAGAAGAAAGCCGAGTAAAAGCAGAACTGGCTAAAAAAATAGCAGATGACGCACAAAAAGCAGAAGCAAAACGAATCGCTGACGAACAGAAGAGATTGGCAGAGGAACAGGCGAAACTAGACGCTGAATTGTTAGAAAAGAAAAAAAAGGAGTTAGAACAAAAAACAGATATTGACCTAATAACAGAAGAAATGGAAAAAATAGAGGTCAAAAAAATAACTCTTTTAGATTATTTAAAAATGATTATTAAACTAATAGGAGATTTATGGAAATAA
- a CDS encoding HNH endonuclease, whose translation MKKIKLTQGKYAIVDDKDFEYLNQFKWSFSGRYAQRVSRGKHIYMHRLILDFPSGVDIDHINCDKLDNRKSNLRVCTRSQNNANLPKPSHNTSGYKGVSWDKRACKWVARLNKDGKLRFSKHFDNKLDAAKAYNEKITEMFGSFAKLNNIKEI comes from the coding sequence ATGAAAAAAATAAAACTTACACAAGGTAAATACGCCATAGTCGATGATAAGGACTTCGAGTACTTGAATCAATTCAAGTGGTCATTTAGTGGTAGATATGCACAACGAGTATCAAGAGGCAAACACATATATATGCACCGTCTAATCTTGGACTTCCCTTCAGGGGTGGATATTGACCACATAAACTGCGATAAACTAGACAATCGTAAGTCTAACTTGCGTGTATGCACTCGTTCACAAAATAATGCCAACCTGCCCAAACCGAGCCATAATACTTCTGGCTACAAAGGTGTCTCGTGGGATAAGAGGGCGTGTAAGTGGGTCGCTAGGTTGAATAAAGATGGTAAGTTGAGGTTTTCAAAGCATTTTGATAATAAACTGGATGCGGCGAAGGCATATAACGAGAAGATCACAGAAATGTTTGGGTCTTTTGCAAAATTAAATAACATAAAGGAGATATAA
- a CDS encoding HNH endonuclease, translating into MRLCTIKNCGEKYLARGYCANHYKQAVYHGKIVAIHTKHRPAIIEGEIAKIPLGINAKDGYAIVDKEFAWLDKHKWSLSTGYAVGNIDGKTCVKMNRLIMGFPIDMEVDHRDMDRLNNTKNNLRVCTRTENMRNASHNRNSAVPYKGISISRCGFLSRIQVDKKQIFLGYFKTALEAAKAYDNAATELHGEFARLNNV; encoded by the coding sequence ATGAGACTTTGCACAATCAAAAATTGTGGAGAGAAGTATCTTGCAAGAGGCTATTGTGCTAATCACTATAAGCAAGCAGTTTACCACGGCAAGATCGTAGCGATTCATACTAAGCACAGACCGGCTATCATTGAGGGTGAGATAGCAAAGATTCCTCTCGGAATTAACGCTAAGGACGGTTACGCAATAGTTGACAAAGAGTTCGCATGGCTTGATAAACACAAATGGTCTCTTTCTACTGGTTATGCCGTTGGTAACATAGACGGCAAGACGTGTGTAAAAATGAATCGATTGATAATGGGCTTTCCTATTGACATGGAAGTAGACCACAGAGACATGGACAGACTGAATAACACAAAAAACAATCTACGAGTATGCACCAGAACTGAGAATATGCGGAATGCATCACATAATCGAAATAGCGCTGTACCTTACAAGGGTATAAGTATCAGTCGCTGTGGATTTTTGTCACGTATACAGGTTGATAAAAAACAAATATTTCTAGGATATTTCAAGACAGCACTAGAGGCTGCTAAAGCCTATGACAATGCTGCTACTGAACTGCACGGAGAGTTTGCGAGGTTAAATAATGTTTAA